One window of the Chryseobacterium sp. CY350 genome contains the following:
- a CDS encoding class I SAM-dependent methyltransferase, with protein MKITDHFLSKEIFEIIETDTKGVFKTSPIPANISKYYESEDYISHHQDSGSLKEKLYKFLQSFNLQYKKTILIDRLKKNSKVLDYGCGAGEFVKFIENDFQTFGFEPDSDARKAAKSKIIKAKIIDDLDTIENGSLDAITLWHVFEHIENQDEMLEVFNSKLNEKGLLIIAVPNPTSYDAKHYKEFWAAYDVPRHIYHFSKSGMENLISKKPNWKMRKIKPLVLDSYYISMLSEKYKKSSLFWLKAVFHGTISNAKALFSNEFSSMIYIIEKK; from the coding sequence ATGAAAATCACAGATCATTTTCTATCAAAAGAAATATTTGAAATTATAGAAACGGATACAAAAGGTGTATTCAAAACCTCTCCGATTCCGGCAAATATTTCTAAATATTATGAAAGCGAAGACTATATTTCTCATCACCAGGATTCCGGAAGTTTAAAAGAAAAACTCTATAAATTTCTACAATCTTTTAATCTTCAATACAAGAAAACTATTCTTATTGACAGATTAAAAAAGAATTCTAAAGTATTGGATTATGGATGTGGAGCAGGCGAATTTGTAAAATTTATAGAAAATGACTTTCAAACTTTCGGTTTCGAGCCAGATTCAGATGCCAGAAAAGCAGCGAAAAGTAAAATTATTAAAGCAAAAATAATTGATGATTTAGATACCATAGAAAACGGATCTTTAGATGCAATTACGTTATGGCATGTCTTCGAACATATAGAAAATCAGGACGAAATGTTGGAAGTCTTCAATTCGAAATTAAATGAAAAAGGACTACTAATTATTGCTGTCCCCAACCCTACTTCTTACGACGCAAAACATTATAAAGAATTCTGGGCGGCTTATGATGTGCCGAGACACATCTACCATTTTTCAAAATCTGGTATGGAAAATCTTATTTCAAAAAAGCCAAACTGGAAAATGAGAAAAATCAAACCCTTAGTTTTAGATTCGTATTATATTTCGATGTTGAGCGAAAAATACAAAAAATCATCCCTATTTTGGCTAAAAGCAGTCTTTCACGGAACGATTTCTAATGCAAAAGCCCTTTTTTCGAATGAATTTTCAAGTATGATATATATTATCGAAAAAAAGTAG
- the mnmG gene encoding tRNA uridine-5-carboxymethylaminomethyl(34) synthesis enzyme MnmG: MISEIYDVIVVGAGHAGCEAAAAAANLGSKTLLVTMNMQTIGQMSCNPAMGGIAKGQIVREIDAMGGYSGIIADKSAIQFKMLNLSKGPAMWSPRTQNDRMLFAEEWRYALENTPNLDFFQDMVKSLIIEDNKAVGVVTSLGIEIRANSVVLTNGTFLNGLIHVGDKQLGGGRMGEPRAFGITEQLVSLGFEAGRMKTGTPPRVDGRSLDYSKMDEQKGDEKPQKFSYSDTPKLTKQLSCHIVYTNETVHDILREGFERSPMFNGTIQSLGPRYCPSIEDKINRFAERTRHQLFVEPEGWKTVEIYVNGFSSSLPEDIQIKAMKHIPGFENVKVFRPGYAIEYDYFPPTQLKHTLETKLIDNLYFAGQINGTTGYEEAAGQGLMAGINAHNKVHENDEFILNRDEAYIGVLIDDLITKGTEEPYRMFTSRAEYRLLLRQDNADIRLTEKAHKLGLAKDDRLQKVEEKIAKSQELESFLRETSLKPGLINPILEGIESNPVDQAYRASQFLTRPNITLDKLDEIETIRDFTSKYSDEVREQAEVNIKYKGYIEKEKENVSKLNRLENVKIPEDFDYIKISSLSSEAKQKMNKVRPKTLAQAGRISGVSPADINVLMVYLGR, from the coding sequence ATGATTTCAGAAATATATGACGTAATTGTAGTTGGTGCAGGTCACGCTGGTTGTGAAGCTGCTGCTGCTGCTGCCAATTTAGGTTCAAAAACTTTATTGGTTACAATGAATATGCAAACAATCGGACAGATGAGTTGCAACCCGGCAATGGGAGGAATTGCCAAAGGACAGATCGTTAGAGAGATTGACGCTATGGGAGGATACTCCGGAATTATTGCCGATAAATCTGCGATTCAGTTTAAAATGCTGAACCTTTCTAAAGGTCCGGCAATGTGGTCTCCTAGAACACAAAATGATAGAATGCTCTTCGCAGAAGAATGGCGTTATGCGTTAGAAAATACTCCTAATCTTGATTTTTTTCAAGATATGGTTAAGAGTTTAATTATAGAAGATAATAAAGCGGTAGGCGTTGTGACTTCCTTAGGAATTGAGATCAGAGCAAACTCTGTGGTTCTTACCAACGGTACTTTCCTTAACGGATTGATTCATGTAGGAGATAAACAATTGGGTGGAGGAAGAATGGGTGAACCAAGAGCGTTTGGTATTACTGAGCAATTGGTTTCTTTAGGTTTTGAAGCTGGAAGAATGAAGACAGGAACACCTCCAAGAGTGGATGGTAGAAGTCTTGATTACTCTAAAATGGATGAACAAAAAGGTGACGAAAAACCCCAAAAATTTAGCTACTCCGACACACCAAAACTAACCAAACAACTAAGTTGTCATATCGTTTATACTAACGAAACCGTACATGATATTTTAAGAGAAGGTTTTGAAAGAAGCCCAATGTTTAATGGTACCATTCAAAGCTTAGGTCCTCGATATTGCCCGAGTATTGAAGATAAAATCAACCGTTTCGCTGAACGTACAAGACATCAACTTTTTGTAGAACCCGAAGGTTGGAAAACTGTAGAAATCTATGTAAACGGATTCAGTTCTTCATTGCCGGAAGATATCCAAATTAAAGCAATGAAACACATTCCGGGATTTGAGAACGTAAAAGTTTTCAGACCAGGCTATGCTATTGAATATGACTACTTCCCTCCTACTCAGCTAAAGCATACTTTAGAAACAAAATTAATTGACAATTTATATTTTGCAGGGCAAATAAACGGTACTACAGGTTACGAAGAAGCAGCAGGACAAGGCTTAATGGCGGGTATTAATGCTCACAATAAAGTTCATGAAAATGACGAATTTATACTCAATAGAGATGAAGCATATATTGGGGTATTAATTGACGATTTAATCACAAAAGGTACCGAAGAACCATACAGAATGTTTACTTCAAGAGCTGAATACAGACTCCTTTTAAGACAGGATAACGCAGATATTCGACTTACGGAAAAAGCACACAAACTAGGATTGGCAAAAGATGATCGTTTACAAAAAGTAGAAGAGAAAATAGCTAAAAGTCAGGAACTTGAGTCCTTTCTTCGAGAAACTTCTTTAAAACCTGGTTTGATTAATCCAATATTAGAAGGTATTGAAAGTAATCCTGTAGATCAAGCTTACAGAGCTTCGCAATTTCTCACAAGACCAAATATTACATTAGATAAATTGGATGAAATTGAAACGATTAGAGATTTTACCTCAAAATATAGCGATGAAGTTCGCGAACAGGCTGAAGTAAACATCAAGTATAAAGGCTATATAGAAAAGGAAAAGGAAAATGTATCCAAACTAAATAGACTTGAGAATGTAAAAATCCCTGAAGATTTTGATTATATCAAGATATCAAGTCTTTCATCAGAAGCTAAACAAAAGATGAACAAAGTTCGACCAAAAACTTTAGCACAAGCCGGAAGAATAAGCGGTGTTTCACCAGCAGACATCAACGTTTTAATGGTGTATTTAGGCCGATAA
- a CDS encoding patatin-like phospholipase family protein, with amino-acid sequence MKKLLAFLFAFQLIFIQSQIKEGLVIPKNPKIGLSLAGGGAKGFAHVGVLKVLDSLGVKVDYISGTSMGAIVGGLYASGYTGKDIEKIVMDTDFYSLIRDPKSRTESTFFNKSVDKYLLTIPLKNGKVNLPSSISSGQKNVYLLKNLFKNVSTIDDFSKLPIPFMCVATNLESGNMQIFEKGDLVQSIMASSAFPSLMDPVKIGDSIYIDGAMTVNYPSKPLKDQGIDIVIGVDLNQDLSKREDLGNIISILNQVIDFGIQKDTRRQYKFTDINIKPNLKGMTATSYDDKKKILDSGFVEGLKYTDILDELPKRQFDRLRQPVNPIFSNVYKIDSIDLNGSKIYGKNYVLGKMGLRLPSMQTYGSINRGVDKLVATNNYRFINYDIVTENNINYLKLYVTEDDARHFLKFGLHYDEIFKTGLLLNYSAKRLLFKNSNLALDFVVGDKPRFYLNYFIDNGYIPGFGIYSSGMSFDLKGNNNITVDNWEWLRNEAYIQSIWRDKFAVGAGLSHDYFEAEMNGTNKRYNRFLNPYVFLKSDTQNDRDFPRRGFYLSAEGKVIDLLKSEVDKRVVQVKADIRVNIPLSKQFSYHLNLYGGITLGDNLPQFYKYRLGGIFEQNVVNFKTFNGFYFAQLNSNNVALISNDIQFKFYKNFFLSGNFSFANISDDISFEDAVKVNYSSLGIMAGYKSPFGQIKFNFSHSLRNNQKGIFSVILGHWF; translated from the coding sequence ATGAAAAAACTCCTTGCTTTTTTATTCGCATTTCAATTGATTTTTATCCAGTCGCAGATAAAAGAAGGGTTAGTCATACCAAAAAATCCTAAAATTGGTCTTTCTCTAGCCGGAGGTGGTGCCAAAGGTTTTGCGCACGTTGGAGTTTTGAAAGTTTTGGATTCACTGGGCGTGAAAGTAGATTATATTTCCGGCACAAGTATGGGAGCCATTGTTGGTGGACTTTACGCATCGGGTTATACCGGTAAAGATATTGAGAAGATCGTGATGGATACTGATTTTTATTCGTTAATCAGAGATCCGAAATCGCGTACAGAAAGCACCTTTTTTAATAAATCTGTTGATAAATATCTTTTAACAATTCCTTTAAAAAATGGAAAGGTAAATCTCCCCTCTTCTATCAGTTCCGGTCAGAAAAACGTTTATCTTCTTAAGAACCTTTTTAAAAATGTTTCTACGATTGACGATTTTTCTAAATTGCCAATTCCATTTATGTGCGTTGCGACCAATCTGGAAAGCGGTAATATGCAGATTTTTGAGAAGGGCGATCTTGTACAGTCAATCATGGCGAGCTCAGCTTTTCCGTCGCTGATGGATCCTGTAAAGATTGGTGACAGTATTTATATTGACGGTGCTATGACGGTTAATTATCCTTCAAAACCGCTAAAAGATCAAGGAATTGATATCGTCATTGGTGTTGATCTTAACCAGGATCTTTCGAAAAGAGAAGATCTTGGTAATATTATTTCAATTCTAAACCAGGTTATCGACTTCGGAATTCAGAAAGATACAAGACGACAGTATAAGTTTACAGACATCAACATAAAGCCCAATCTTAAAGGAATGACGGCTACAAGCTACGATGATAAGAAGAAAATTCTTGACAGCGGATTTGTGGAAGGCTTAAAATATACAGATATTCTTGACGAATTGCCAAAACGACAGTTTGACCGCCTCAGACAGCCCGTAAATCCAATATTTTCTAACGTCTATAAAATTGACAGCATTGATCTTAATGGTAGTAAAATCTACGGTAAAAACTACGTTCTGGGAAAGATGGGACTTAGACTTCCATCCATGCAGACGTATGGAAGTATCAACCGAGGTGTCGATAAATTGGTGGCAACCAATAATTACCGTTTTATTAACTACGATATAGTTACAGAAAATAATATTAACTATTTAAAACTGTACGTCACGGAAGATGACGCGAGACATTTTCTAAAGTTTGGTTTGCATTATGATGAGATTTTCAAAACAGGATTGTTGTTAAATTATTCTGCGAAACGTTTGTTGTTCAAGAACTCAAATTTAGCTTTAGATTTTGTTGTAGGTGACAAACCAAGATTTTATTTAAACTACTTTATTGATAACGGCTATATTCCCGGTTTCGGAATCTATTCTTCAGGAATGAGTTTTGATCTTAAAGGAAATAACAATATCACTGTAGACAATTGGGAGTGGCTACGAAACGAAGCATATATACAATCTATCTGGCGAGATAAGTTTGCGGTAGGAGCAGGATTAAGCCATGATTATTTCGAAGCTGAGATGAATGGCACCAACAAAAGATATAACAGATTTCTGAATCCGTATGTGTTTTTAAAAAGTGATACGCAAAACGACAGAGATTTCCCCCGCAGAGGTTTCTACTTGAGTGCAGAAGGTAAAGTAATAGATCTGTTGAAGTCTGAAGTTGATAAAAGAGTGGTTCAGGTAAAGGCAGATATCAGAGTGAATATTCCTTTGTCAAAACAATTCAGTTATCATCTTAATCTCTACGGCGGTATTACACTTGGCGATAATCTTCCTCAATTTTACAAGTACAGATTAGGTGGAATCTTTGAGCAGAATGTCGTAAATTTTAAAACTTTTAACGGTTTTTACTTCGCTCAATTAAACAGCAATAACGTTGCATTGATATCAAACGATATTCAGTTTAAATTTTATAAAAACTTTTTCCTGAGTGGAAATTTCTCTTTTGCCAATATTTCGGATGACATCAGTTTCGAAGATGCAGTAAAAGTAAATTACAGTTCACTCGGGATTATGGCGGGTTATAAATCTCCTTTCGGACAGATTAAATTTAATTTCAGCCACTCACTCAGAAATAATCAAAAAGGAATATTCAGTGTCATTTTAGGGCATTGGTTTTAA
- the ybeY gene encoding rRNA maturation RNase YbeY, giving the protein MIQFFYENLPETVDRKYTKWLEEIILSEGKKIGEINYVFCDDDYLLKINRDYLQHDYYTDIITFDSVKGKTISGEIFVSLQRVSDNASTLSKIYEEELIRVLAHGILHLCGFKDKTESEEQEMRRKEDFYIAKYNQG; this is encoded by the coding sequence ATGATACAGTTCTTTTACGAAAACTTACCAGAAACGGTAGATAGGAAATACACAAAATGGCTGGAAGAGATCATTCTTTCAGAAGGAAAAAAGATAGGAGAAATTAATTATGTCTTCTGTGATGACGATTATTTATTAAAGATTAATCGGGATTATTTGCAGCACGATTACTACACAGACATAATTACTTTTGACAGCGTAAAAGGCAAAACTATAAGCGGAGAGATTTTCGTATCTTTGCAGCGCGTTTCAGATAATGCTTCTACTCTATCCAAAATTTACGAAGAAGAATTAATAAGAGTCTTGGCTCACGGTATACTTCATCTTTGTGGATTTAAAGATAAGACAGAATCTGAGGAACAGGAAATGCGAAGAAAAGAAGATTTTTATATTGCAAAATATAATCAGGGCTAG
- a CDS encoding phosphoglycerate kinase, which yields MKTISDFNFKDKKALVRVDFNVPQDDQLKITDNTRISAVKPTVDKIINDGGSVILMTHLGRPKGEVKDEFSLKHIVTEVSEVLGYEVKFVDESIGEKAEKAASDLQPGQILLLENLRFHNEEEKGDEAFAEKLSKLGDAYVNDAFGTAHRAHASTAVIANYFKSTKFFGLLMADELKAIDKVLKSGEKPVTAILGGSKVSTKITIIENILPAVDNLIIGGGMAFTFIKALGGKIGNSLVEEDKLPLALEILGKAKEHNVKVYLPSDTIIAESFSNDADRKECDIYAIPEGWMGMDAGPRSREQFNDVLLDSRTILWNGPIGVFEMSNFSAGTEALGDSIAEATKMGAFSLVGGGDSVAFVKQFGYADKVSYVSTGGGAMLESLEGLELPGIAAINK from the coding sequence ATGAAAACAATTAGTGATTTCAATTTTAAAGATAAAAAAGCTTTGGTACGAGTCGACTTTAATGTACCGCAGGACGACCAGCTGAAAATTACCGATAACACAAGAATTTCGGCAGTGAAACCGACAGTGGATAAAATCATAAATGATGGTGGTTCTGTAATTCTTATGACGCATCTTGGGAGACCAAAAGGTGAAGTAAAAGATGAATTCTCTCTAAAGCATATTGTGACTGAAGTTTCTGAAGTTCTTGGGTACGAAGTGAAATTTGTAGACGAGTCAATAGGAGAGAAGGCCGAGAAAGCTGCTTCTGATCTACAGCCTGGCCAAATCTTATTATTGGAAAATCTACGTTTTCATAATGAAGAAGAAAAAGGAGATGAGGCATTTGCTGAAAAGCTTTCAAAGTTAGGCGATGCATACGTAAACGACGCGTTCGGTACTGCACACAGAGCACACGCTTCTACAGCTGTTATTGCAAATTATTTTAAATCAACTAAATTTTTCGGTTTGTTGATGGCAGACGAACTAAAAGCTATAGATAAAGTGCTTAAAAGTGGCGAAAAGCCTGTTACAGCTATTTTAGGAGGCTCTAAAGTTTCAACTAAAATTACCATTATAGAAAATATTTTGCCTGCAGTCGACAATTTAATTATCGGTGGAGGTATGGCATTTACATTTATTAAAGCGCTTGGTGGGAAGATAGGAAATTCTCTTGTGGAAGAAGATAAATTACCGTTAGCTCTGGAAATATTAGGAAAAGCAAAAGAACATAATGTAAAAGTATATCTACCTTCTGACACTATTATTGCTGAAAGTTTCAGTAACGATGCAGATAGAAAAGAGTGTGATATCTATGCAATTCCTGAAGGATGGATGGGAATGGATGCTGGTCCGAGATCTCGCGAACAGTTCAATGATGTTTTGCTTGATTCTAGAACGATCTTGTGGAATGGACCGATAGGAGTTTTTGAAATGTCAAATTTCTCTGCCGGAACCGAAGCGTTAGGAGACAGCATTGCTGAAGCAACAAAGATGGGTGCATTTTCTTTAGTTGGTGGAGGAGACAGTGTAGCTTTTGTTAAGCAATTTGGTTATGCCGACAAAGTAAGTTATGTGTCAACCGGAGGAGGCGCAATGTTGGAAAGTCTAGAAGGTTTAGAACTTCCAGGTATTGCCGCTATTAATAAATAA